The proteins below come from a single Juglans regia cultivar Chandler chromosome 12, Walnut 2.0, whole genome shotgun sequence genomic window:
- the LOC109019261 gene encoding uncharacterized mitochondrial protein AtMg00810-like: protein MRPPLGHFASKTTQVCRLQKSLYGLRQASRQWNAKLVSSLAEFGFVQSKANYSLFTKCTATSFIALFVYVDDIILMSSDTNSSDAVKEFLETKFRIKNLGKLRYFLGMEVGRTQAGIQLCQRKYALDILAETGLLATKPSPLPMEPNIKLKRDEGELFHDPALYRKLVGKLLYLTNTRPDLNYSVNLLSQFMDNPRVPHYDVVLKVLKYVKGTPGQGIFLPANSNIELVAYSNANWATCPDTRRSTTGFCVFIGKSLVSWKSKKHNTISRSSAESEYRAMAAVVCELTWVLYLLTDLRITIGTPTTLYCDNIAAMHIAANPVFHERTKHIELDCHLVRDKILAGQVKIAHVFSSAQLADLLPKPLHSPVFQRLLFKMRVINVYSPSCGGILELKEDNSQTLGRPPD, encoded by the coding sequence ATGAGGCCACCACTTGGCCATTTTGCATCCAAGACCACTCAAGTTTGCCGCCTGCAAAAGAGTTTATATGGCTTGCGACAAGCTTCCCGTCAATGGAATGCCAAATTAGTTTCATCCCTTGCTGAATTTGGTTTTGTGCAATCCAAGGCTAATTATAGCCTCTTCACCAAGTGCACTGCCACCTCATTCATCGCACTATTCGTGTATGTCGATGACATTATTCTCATGAGCTCAGACACCAATTCAAGCGATGCCGTTAAGGAATTCTTGGAGACCAAATTTCGCATAAAAAATTTGGGCAAGTTACGATACTTCCTTGGCATGGAAGTGGGCCGCACACAAGCTGGGATCCAACTATGCCAACGCAAATATGCGCTAGATATTCTTGCTGAAACTGGACTTTTGGCGACTAAACCATCTCCCTTACCAATGGAACCAAACATCAAGCTCAAACGGGATGAAGGTGAATTGTTTCATGATCCAGCACTTTACAGAAAATTGGTTGGTAAGTTGCTCTACTTAACCAACACACGGCCAGATTTGAACTATAGTGTCAACTTGTTAAGCCAGTTTATGGACAACCCGAGAGTGCCACATTATGATGTTGTTCTTAAGGTCcttaaatatgttaaaggaaCTCCGGGACAGGGCATTTTTCTTCCAGCAAATTCCAACATTGAACTTGTCGCCTACTCCAACGCCAACTGGGCAACTTGCCCCGACACCCGTCGATCTACTACCGGATTTTGTGTGTTCATTGGAAAATCTCTTGTTTCTTGGAAGTCAAAAAAGCATAACACAATTTCAAGGTCATCTGCTGAGTCAGAATACAGAGCTATGGCAGCCGTAGTTTGCGAGCTCACTTGGGTTCTCTATCTGCTTACAGACTTGCGCATTACCATTGGAACACCTACTACTCTATACTGTGATAACATTGCCGCCATGCACATCGCTGCGAATCCGGTATTTCACGagcgcaccaagcatattgaacTAGATTGTCATCTAGTTCGTGATAAAATCTTAGCAGGACAAGTCAAAATTGCTCACGTGTTCTCCTCTGCTCAATTGGCAGATTTGCTTCCTAAACCACTGCACTCGCCAGTTTTTCAACGATTATTATTCAAGATGAGAGTCATCAATGtttactctccatcttgcgggggcaTATTGGAATTAAAGGAGGACAATTCTCAAACACTTGGAAGGCCACCAGACTAA
- the LOC109015898 gene encoding oil body-associated protein 1A-like yields MSSTHPEVPGEPTKTGTAFLETATATIQSFAPINQIHQHLCAFHFYSYDMTRQVEAHHYCAHQNEEMRQCLIYDSPDADARLIGLEYVISEPLFLTLPDDEKRLWHSHEYEVKSGLLFMPGVPGPIERQDMEKLAKTYGKVFHFWQVDRKDNLPLGIPQVMMAFTRDGQIYEDLVKDVEDRYGISVAKERENRAYISGSTHGIHPLANGGGKGLKTELREVDCKAPDSVPRVFV; encoded by the exons ATGTCGAGTACTCACCCAGAGGTTCCAGGCGAGCCAACCAAGACTGGCACGGCCTTCCTTGAGACGGCCACTGCCACCATCCAAAGCTTTGCTCCTATCAACCAGATCCACCAGCATCTCTGCGC GTTCCATTTTTATTCCTATGACATGACTCGCCAAGTCGAGGCGCATCACTACTGCGCACATCAAAACGAGGAGATGCGCCAGTGCCTCATTTACGACAGCCCCGACGCCGACGCTCGGCTTATCGGGCTGGAGTATGTCATATCAGAGCCCCTGTTCCTGACGCTGCCGGACGACGAGAAGCGACTATGGCATTCCCACGAGTACGAGGTAAAGAGTGGGTTGCTGTTCATGCCGGGAGTTCCGGGTCCGATAGAGAGGCAGGACATGGAGAAGCTTGCCAAGACGTATGGGAAGGTTTTCCACTTCTGGCAGGTTGACAGGAAGGACAATCTTCCTCTTGGGATCCCGCAGGTGATGATGGCCTTCACTCGGGATGGCCAGATCTACGAAGACCTTGTCAAAG ATGTTGAGGACCGATATGGGATATCAGTGGCGAAGGAGAGGGAGAATCGGGCTTACATATCGGGGTCAACGCATGGAATACACCCACTGGCAAATGGTGGAGGAAAGGGGCTCAAGACTGAGCTGAGGGAGGTAGACTGCAAGGCCCCAGATTCCGTGCCCAGGGTCTTTGTTTga